TGTTCAAAGAGTTACTTCAGCCAGTGTGGAAGTTGAGGGGAAAATAGTTGGCGAAATTGATGAAGGTTTAATGGTTTTAGTGGGTTTCGGTGATATGGATACCACTAGGGAAGCTGATTATTTAGCTCGCAAACTGGCTAAATTAAGAATTTTTGAGGATGAACATGGTAAAATGAACAAATCTGTCATGGATATTGGAGGTAAAGTTTTATTGGTACCACAATTTACTTTATATGCTTATACAAAGAAAAATAGGCCTTCTTTTCATAAGGCTCTCTCATCTGATAAGGCAACGGAACTATTTGATTACTTCACAGATAGATGTAGTGAATTAATCTGTGTTGAAACGGGCATGTTTGGGGAATTTATGAAAATTAATTTATCAAATAATGGTCCTGTCACCATTCTTTTAGAAAAAGAATTTAATTAGTAACAAATTAAATACAAATATTTAAGAACATTTATTTCAATATATTAATTTATATAATCATGGACGTAAAATTCAATGACAAGTGAAACACCAAAATCAAGTGAAATTAAAAGATTAACTTCGCCTTTAAAGTTTGAAGGATTGAAAGCTTATGATAGTTATGGAAAACCGATTAAATATAGTGAAACCTTGTCTGACATTAGATTAACTGTTGAGCCAAAAAAAGGTATTTTAACAGACGATGAAATTTTACAATATGCTCCACTATCAAAAGCGGCTTCACAAGTAAGACTTAAAAGAAGTTTTGGTGATACTCAAGATGTATTATACTTACATGAGAGTATTCCTTGGATTTTAGGATTATATTATGTAATTTTAATTTGTGTAAGTATTTCCATTATATTCGCAAAAAATGCACTATTAATGGCAATTTTACTTATTCTATTTATTATCCCTTTAATCTATTTATATCATATTTTTAAATTAGATAAATATGTGGAAGCTCAAACCAAAGGCATTGCTTCAACTTCTAAGACATATAAAAAAGATACGAATAAAATTGAAGTGGATGAAATTGTTGGACTTGAATCTCTTAAAGAATATGAAAATGAAATTAGTAATTTGAATGTTTTATTTAGTGTCAAACAGGATGTTGTTCGCAATTTAATTAAAAAACGATTTGA
This window of the Methanobrevibacter sp. V74 genome carries:
- the dtd gene encoding D-aminoacyl-tRNA deacylase, with protein sequence MKLVVQRVTSASVEVEGKIVGEIDEGLMVLVGFGDMDTTREADYLARKLAKLRIFEDEHGKMNKSVMDIGGKVLLVPQFTLYAYTKKNRPSFHKALSSDKATELFDYFTDRCSELICVETGMFGEFMKINLSNNGPVTILLEKEFN